One genomic window of Mogibacterium diversum includes the following:
- a CDS encoding ATP-binding cassette domain-containing protein, whose product MIRLDNVKVSFKDKVAVDLGRVIEIADGERVGIIGSNGAGKTTLLKSIIGLVPHKGNIALGVPSNEISVHMQYNSYVDTVSIRNIIEMVMGCRITDNQKLQEMIEFFEFEGCLDKRWKQLSGGQKQRLTLILVMCKDSKIVMFDEVTSGLDFETRQRLMDKLVTWYEEKHTTLLITSHYYTELDNLATKILYLKDGRAVDYGSKEELFRKYCGNAVVIFEDTEKGREIAKAHKQIKAAEGFIALSCDNDDEEVEIAEKLIRNHINYRRSNNDIEMMTINAER is encoded by the coding sequence ATGATTAGACTCGACAATGTTAAGGTGAGTTTTAAAGATAAAGTAGCTGTGGACCTCGGGCGAGTGATTGAAATTGCGGATGGCGAGAGAGTCGGAATCATAGGGAGCAACGGTGCTGGAAAGACTACGCTTCTAAAGAGTATTATCGGTCTGGTTCCTCATAAGGGAAACATAGCACTCGGGGTTCCGTCAAATGAGATCTCCGTTCACATGCAGTACAACTCTTATGTCGATACCGTTTCAATTAGGAACATCATCGAGATGGTGATGGGCTGCAGGATAACAGACAATCAGAAACTCCAAGAAATGATTGAATTCTTCGAGTTCGAAGGATGCTTAGATAAGAGGTGGAAACAGCTATCAGGCGGTCAGAAGCAGAGGCTCACTCTCATACTCGTGATGTGTAAGGACAGCAAAATAGTGATGTTCGATGAAGTTACATCAGGACTCGACTTCGAGACGCGTCAGAGGCTCATGGACAAGCTCGTAACTTGGTACGAGGAAAAGCACACGACGCTGCTTATAACATCACATTACTATACTGAGCTCGATAATTTGGCGACCAAAATACTGTATCTTAAGGACGGTAGGGCCGTGGACTACGGGTCAAAGGAAGAGCTTTTTAGAAAGTACTGCGGAAATGCCGTGGTGATCTTCGAGGATACGGAAAAAGGACGTGAAATAGCGAAGGCGCACAAACAGATAAAGGCCGCCGAAGGGTTTATTGCACTCTCATGTGACAATGATGATGAAGAGGTTGAAATCGCTGAAAAGCTTATCAGAAACCACATAAACTACAGGCGAAGCAATAACGATATCGAAATGATGACTATTAATGCGGAGAGGTAA
- a CDS encoding ABC transporter permease — MNRYTIRYEFQNTLHNVYAVFFGSIFPVLLLHMIVRGTLGDIPKNMKDEVVTTIFIGMAMLIPLASIFLNHAAIYSNELDKKIPERLLLFGFSEKDILLNKVVANLIILTLCIFIYLGGTVPFLKILKPRFAAVVVWILGIYILAIILMALAHGIATLIGKFGPTYGVVMAIYFAMMILSGYMGVRITDLPKSVRWISELLPTAQLGNDYIDFWLGREYNFGPLIQSMIFMSALSAVVVLVAFKVRGRKN; from the coding sequence ATGAATAGATATACGATAAGATACGAATTTCAAAATACGCTGCACAATGTCTATGCGGTCTTCTTTGGATCTATTTTTCCAGTGCTACTACTGCATATGATTGTCAGGGGAACACTTGGCGACATTCCTAAGAATATGAAGGATGAAGTGGTAACCACAATATTTATTGGCATGGCGATGCTTATTCCGCTGGCGAGCATATTTCTGAATCACGCAGCGATTTATTCAAATGAGCTTGATAAGAAGATACCTGAACGTTTACTGCTCTTCGGATTTTCGGAGAAGGACATATTGCTCAACAAAGTGGTAGCGAATTTGATTATATTGACGCTCTGCATATTTATTTACCTTGGTGGGACTGTTCCTTTCCTAAAAATACTTAAGCCGAGGTTTGCAGCTGTGGTGGTTTGGATTTTGGGAATATATATTCTTGCTATTATCTTGATGGCCCTCGCTCATGGTATAGCGACATTAATAGGTAAGTTCGGACCGACCTATGGCGTTGTGATGGCAATCTACTTCGCAATGATGATATTGAGTGGATACATGGGCGTTAGAATAACAGATCTTCCAAAATCGGTTAGATGGATATCTGAACTGCTTCCAACTGCGCAGCTTGGTAACGATTATATAGATTTCTGGCTAGGCAGAGAATATAATTTCGGACCGCTAATTCAGTCAATGATCTTCATGTCTGCTCTTAGTGCAGTGGTTGTGCTGGTGGCATTTAAGGTGAGAGGAAGAAAGAATTAA
- a CDS encoding GntR family transcriptional regulator, protein MEWKFVDGIPIYSQIVNELTVRIARHDYLPGEKLPSVRDIAAAACVNPNTVQRALAELERSGLVRTERTNGRFVTEDERALKEIYKGLSSSYIDELVEKLRNIGMSDMEIIEAVTNCVGKEK, encoded by the coding sequence ATGGAATGGAAATTTGTCGATGGTATCCCGATATACTCGCAGATTGTAAATGAGCTCACCGTGCGGATTGCCAGACACGACTATTTACCAGGGGAGAAGCTGCCATCTGTAAGAGATATCGCAGCAGCAGCTTGTGTCAATCCGAACACGGTGCAGAGAGCACTTGCGGAGCTCGAACGAAGCGGGCTAGTGCGCACAGAGAGGACCAACGGAAGATTTGTGACGGAGGATGAGAGAGCCTTGAAAGAGATTTATAAGGGGTTATCAAGTTCGTATATTGATGAACTCGTCGAGAAGCTGCGTAATATTGGGATGAGTGACATGGAGATTATAGAAGCGGTTACAAACTGCGTGGGAAAGGAGAAATAA
- a CDS encoding ABC transporter ATP-binding protein codes for MSIIEIKDLSKAYGSKLALSGVDLDIDKGQIVGLMGPNGSGKTTLIKIIMGLLRPDAGEVLIDGDRPSEKTKAKVAYLPDKMTYPTYMTAGSLVRLYQDFFDDFDKLKALSMLNDLGIEKGLKLKAMSKGTKEKVQLILTMARNAEVYLLDEPIAGVDPATRDYILRTIITNYNPEAVVIISTHLIADVESVLDDVIFIKDGEIVVHETAESLREKKGQSIDKLFREVFKC; via the coding sequence ATGAGCATAATAGAGATAAAAGATCTGAGCAAAGCATACGGCTCAAAGCTAGCGCTATCGGGTGTTGATCTAGATATAGATAAGGGGCAAATTGTTGGACTCATGGGGCCAAATGGCTCAGGCAAGACAACACTAATTAAGATAATCATGGGATTACTGAGACCTGATGCTGGTGAGGTCCTGATAGATGGAGATAGACCTAGTGAAAAGACAAAGGCAAAGGTCGCTTACCTGCCTGATAAGATGACGTACCCTACATATATGACTGCTGGCAGCCTCGTGCGCCTATATCAGGATTTCTTCGATGACTTCGATAAACTCAAAGCTCTATCGATGCTCAATGATCTCGGTATCGAGAAAGGGCTTAAGCTAAAAGCGATGTCCAAAGGTACCAAGGAAAAGGTGCAGCTCATCCTAACGATGGCACGTAATGCCGAAGTGTATCTACTCGATGAACCTATCGCAGGCGTTGATCCAGCGACTAGAGACTATATTCTTAGAACGATTATTACCAATTACAATCCTGAGGCTGTAGTGATTATTTCCACTCACCTAATCGCCGATGTCGAATCGGTACTCGACGATGTAATCTTCATCAAAGACGGCGAAATCGTGGTTCACGAGACTGCTGAAAGTTTGCGTGAGAAGAAGGGTCAAAGCATTGATAAACTGTTCAGGGAGGTGTTCAAATGCTAG
- a CDS encoding MATE family efflux transporter gives MNRNDSLINKYLRYIIPAMAGQLIFTLYTVVDGIFVARGVSETALAAVSIATPFVTLLFAISITFAVGTSTIVARLLGQNRTMEARRVFTESLVSLVLLSIVISVLVFIFLNPLCRLLGATESTLPYVRSYLLTIAPFIFSFVISYNLELLLATDGFPGLATIYVLLGVILNILLDWYTIFKLNWGIVGAGLATSFSQTVVIIIYLIHFAGRKATLRFTRFKFRRGLMFRQFMSGIPSGITEMSPGIVTFIFNRFIVTFMHDRELIIYSILSYVILLATVLANGIAQGTQPLVSYYHGRHERDTFRTIFGYEIRSGLILAVLEIAVVLVFGNYIAMLFVNDGDALILEVSYALRLIALAFPMLSMNIIIAGYLTALERSRVAAFISLMRCTLTLLLSLALIATMLGVSYVWLSLAVSEMLSMIAAVLLYRKTRRVAIAETFDDM, from the coding sequence TTGAATAGAAATGATTCGCTGATAAATAAATATTTGCGATACATTATTCCCGCGATGGCTGGACAGCTCATATTCACGCTGTACACAGTAGTTGATGGGATTTTCGTAGCTCGAGGTGTATCCGAGACGGCTCTAGCTGCCGTCTCAATTGCTACGCCGTTCGTCACCTTGCTGTTTGCAATTTCAATAACTTTCGCGGTGGGTACATCAACAATAGTTGCCCGTCTTCTCGGTCAAAACCGTACTATGGAGGCGAGACGCGTATTCACAGAGAGCTTAGTTTCACTTGTTTTGTTGTCGATAGTAATCAGCGTGCTGGTCTTTATTTTCCTAAATCCGCTGTGCAGGTTGCTCGGAGCGACGGAATCGACGCTTCCATATGTAAGGAGTTATCTTCTCACGATAGCACCGTTCATATTTTCATTCGTCATATCCTACAATCTCGAGCTGCTCCTCGCCACTGACGGATTTCCAGGACTCGCCACTATCTATGTGCTGCTCGGAGTGATTCTCAACATCCTCCTCGATTGGTACACGATATTTAAGCTGAATTGGGGCATAGTTGGAGCTGGATTAGCAACGTCTTTTTCTCAGACGGTCGTAATTATCATCTACCTGATTCACTTTGCGGGGAGGAAAGCGACACTTCGTTTTACGAGATTTAAGTTCAGACGCGGACTTATGTTTCGCCAATTCATGAGCGGTATACCTTCAGGTATTACGGAAATGTCGCCGGGAATAGTGACATTTATCTTCAACAGGTTTATCGTTACTTTTATGCACGATAGAGAGCTGATTATCTATTCGATACTATCATATGTAATTCTGCTGGCGACGGTTCTTGCAAATGGGATTGCTCAAGGCACACAGCCCCTCGTTAGTTACTATCACGGTAGACACGAGAGGGATACATTCCGCACTATCTTTGGTTATGAGATTAGATCGGGACTCATATTGGCCGTATTAGAGATAGCGGTCGTGCTGGTGTTTGGAAATTATATAGCGATGCTATTTGTTAATGATGGAGATGCACTTATCCTGGAAGTATCGTATGCGCTTAGACTGATAGCTTTGGCATTCCCAATGCTCAGTATGAATATCATCATCGCTGGATATCTAACTGCTCTCGAGAGGTCTAGGGTTGCAGCTTTCATATCGCTGATGAGATGTACACTGACGCTTCTGCTTTCGCTTGCGTTAATCGCAACTATGCTTGGCGTATCTTATGTATGGCTCTCACTTGCCGTATCTGAGATGCTTTCTATGATAGCAGCAGTTCTTCTGTACAGGAAGACTCGCAGAGTTGCAATAGCTGAAACTTTTGACGACATGTAG
- a CDS encoding RrF2 family transcriptional regulator, giving the protein MLFNRETDYAVRVLKNLSTDRPTSISSFVEGEFISEAIAYKVSRKLDKAGIIYGVRGSSGGYVLSRPLTEITLYDVHQAIEPHSLVCECLKQDVSCLLNTDRDTCALRKELLRIQENINTDLKKHSLGELFDAK; this is encoded by the coding sequence ATGCTTTTTAATCGAGAGACAGACTATGCAGTAAGGGTTCTTAAGAATCTGTCGACAGATAGACCCACGAGCATAAGTTCATTCGTGGAAGGTGAATTCATATCAGAGGCAATCGCTTATAAGGTATCAAGAAAACTCGATAAGGCTGGTATCATATACGGAGTAAGGGGGAGCAGTGGTGGCTATGTGCTGAGCAGACCGCTGACGGAGATTACCCTATATGATGTGCACCAGGCTATAGAGCCACATTCACTTGTATGTGAGTGCCTGAAGCAAGATGTTTCGTGTCTTTTGAACACAGACCGAGACACATGTGCGCTTCGAAAGGAATTATTACGTATTCAAGAAAATATAAATACTGATTTGAAAAAACACTCTCTAGGTGAGCTTTTTGACGCAAAATAA